A stretch of the Arthrobacter stackebrandtii genome encodes the following:
- a CDS encoding RDD family protein — MGQPFTGQAPAPVQPPVAGQAPGAAPSLPGVVPVGIGTTAPLVAPQQVGGDARFAAAATLVPGGAGRRLAAKLIDGVPPAILAVVVGVLVIVQMGGVSTEADLAAFQRNMLLTYSAFLLLCLAYGLWLWIWEARTGKTPGNAMLGLRTTNMAGERAGFLAIFLRGLIIGLAGIVPTVGPILVIISNTWDPNGKWQGWHDKVAKTLVFDIKAGRNPMETGGVAGRESYEPAPVPTIATVNSPLPQPVAQQPQQFGFTQGTITTVPGFSAPAPGAGQVAPSGQQPTAAGYTEPVSFAPPAAAPPQAAPSDTGQPTWKTTEPLPAGDADEAAGETRIRPAAAKTPLRLAFDDGALQDVDTVALIGRNPAGYDGEMISRLITIRDTSMSVSKTHLHVRASNEGLWVTDRNSTNGSAITGTSGAKTPLAPNTPVLAEIGARVHFGERSFVVGRA, encoded by the coding sequence GTGGGCCAGCCCTTCACCGGCCAGGCCCCCGCCCCGGTCCAGCCCCCGGTTGCGGGCCAGGCGCCCGGCGCCGCCCCGTCGCTTCCCGGTGTCGTCCCCGTGGGCATCGGCACCACGGCGCCGCTCGTGGCGCCCCAGCAGGTGGGCGGAGACGCCCGATTTGCCGCCGCAGCAACACTTGTCCCCGGCGGTGCCGGGCGCCGGCTGGCCGCCAAGCTGATCGACGGCGTGCCGCCTGCCATCCTGGCTGTTGTGGTGGGCGTGCTCGTCATTGTCCAGATGGGCGGCGTCTCCACCGAGGCGGACCTTGCGGCATTCCAGCGCAACATGCTGCTGACCTACTCGGCCTTTCTCCTGCTGTGCCTCGCCTACGGCCTCTGGCTGTGGATTTGGGAAGCCCGCACGGGCAAGACCCCCGGCAACGCCATGCTGGGGCTGCGCACCACCAACATGGCAGGGGAGCGGGCCGGATTCCTGGCCATCTTCCTTCGCGGGCTGATCATTGGTTTGGCCGGGATCGTTCCCACGGTGGGGCCGATCCTTGTCATCATCTCCAACACCTGGGACCCCAACGGCAAGTGGCAGGGCTGGCACGACAAGGTGGCCAAGACCCTTGTCTTTGACATCAAGGCCGGGCGCAATCCCATGGAAACCGGGGGAGTGGCAGGCCGCGAGTCCTATGAACCTGCCCCCGTGCCGACCATAGCCACGGTGAACTCGCCCCTCCCGCAGCCCGTTGCGCAGCAGCCGCAGCAGTTCGGTTTCACGCAGGGGACCATCACCACGGTTCCCGGCTTTTCCGCGCCTGCTCCGGGAGCAGGGCAGGTCGCACCGTCCGGACAGCAGCCCACGGCAGCCGGCTACACAGAACCCGTCAGCTTCGCACCGCCTGCCGCGGCGCCGCCCCAGGCAGCCCCGTCAGATACGGGCCAGCCCACGTGGAAGACCACCGAACCGCTGCCGGCCGGCGACGCCGACGAAGCCGCAGGTGAAACCCGGATCCGCCCGGCCGCCGCAAAAACGCCGCTGCGCCTGGCCTTTGACGACGGTGCCCTGCAGGATGTGGACACCGTGGCACTCATCGGGCGCAACCCCGCCGGTTACGATGGTGAGATGATTTCCCGCCTCATCACGATCCGCGACACCAGCATGTCCGTGTCGAAAACGCATCTGCACGTCCGGGCCAGCAACGAGGGGCTGTGGGTCACCGACCGCAATTCCACCAACGGCAGCGCCATCACCGGCACGTCCGGCGCCAAGACGCCCCTGGCCCCCAACACCCCTGTCCTGGCCGAAATCGGTGCCCGCGTGCACTTCGGCGAACGCTCTTTTGTGGTGGGTCGCGCGTGA
- a CDS encoding transglutaminase-like domain-containing protein has translation MGRRSAAQQRTAVPQGPAGRRLANPANAGPRRAAPKPVSVFRTGRPWWHFLIDAGVLAVLLGVGVLGFGPAFGHDPKYLIAGFGAIVLGLGIAALGAHWRLGLITMMAVSFAAYMLFGSALAAQEESIAGFIPTGESLRGLLLGIMLSWKHMLTLAAPVGTSVQVMVVPYLATFIAAIAAGTLAWRLRNAAWSLIPVVALFITGILFGTAQVFLPGFRGVILTVGGVAWLAYRYELARRETAASVSTNHEVADTGAARTAFWHRMGMAAGVIAVAGTLTMVATPALTAPGAREVLRENVIPPPELHELPSPLTKFRDYLKNEKETVLFTVDGLPKDGRIRIAAMDSYDGVVFNVDPNSSASFTPIGDPKSLNQSMGDGAAAVGIKIAGYNGVWIPNVAVAQSLAYQSSGGNTPTLYLNKESGTALNFAGITQGDSYAMNVDVPVVDQGRLAKAHFSTVRLPKPENVPQVVGVKASNIVGDISNPLEQVQALENALKQQGKFSNGLEGQVQSSSGHNAARITKMLSDEQMIGDDEQYATAMVLMARHLGIPARVVMGFYPDPQGKSNGAKSLKVTGSDVHAWVEVNFAGVGWVPFNPTPDKDNVPNPPEPQKASKPKPQVLQPPPPPQEPADLPDDNNADAINTNSKDNPVAEIVSRILLIVAVAAVPVVILILPLVLIVGLKSRRRKKRLTQGLPTDRVGGGWSEVLSQATDLGAVVDLSGTRRETAASLETSFPGTQGTTALLAQRADAAIFGPGQPTESEVTGYWDNVEQSLKSMNGSVGFWKRMRARFSPRSLLVESRKRSGRTAK, from the coding sequence ATGCCGGAGTCCTGGCCGTGCTGCTGGGCGTGGGTGTGCTGGGCTTCGGCCCGGCGTTCGGCCACGACCCGAAGTACCTCATTGCCGGCTTCGGCGCCATTGTCCTGGGTTTGGGCATTGCCGCGCTCGGCGCGCACTGGCGGTTGGGGCTGATCACAATGATGGCGGTGTCGTTCGCCGCGTACATGCTGTTTGGAAGCGCCCTCGCGGCCCAAGAAGAGTCCATTGCCGGGTTCATCCCAACCGGGGAATCCCTTCGCGGGCTGCTGCTGGGCATCATGCTTTCGTGGAAGCACATGCTGACGCTTGCCGCGCCCGTCGGCACCAGCGTGCAGGTCATGGTTGTGCCTTACCTCGCAACGTTCATAGCCGCCATTGCGGCCGGAACGCTGGCCTGGCGGCTGCGCAACGCTGCCTGGTCCCTGATCCCGGTGGTGGCGCTGTTCATTACCGGCATCCTTTTCGGCACCGCCCAGGTGTTCCTGCCCGGATTCCGGGGTGTCATTCTCACGGTGGGCGGCGTCGCCTGGCTAGCCTACCGCTACGAACTCGCCCGCCGGGAGACGGCAGCCTCTGTCTCCACCAACCATGAGGTTGCCGATACGGGCGCAGCACGCACGGCGTTCTGGCATCGGATGGGGATGGCAGCCGGCGTCATTGCAGTGGCCGGCACCCTCACCATGGTGGCCACCCCGGCACTGACAGCGCCCGGCGCCCGCGAGGTGCTGCGCGAGAACGTCATCCCGCCGCCGGAGCTGCACGAGCTGCCCTCACCGCTGACCAAGTTCCGCGACTACCTCAAGAACGAGAAGGAAACGGTCCTGTTTACTGTGGACGGTCTCCCGAAGGACGGGCGCATTCGGATCGCCGCCATGGACAGCTATGACGGCGTGGTGTTCAACGTGGACCCCAACAGTTCAGCCTCCTTCACCCCGATCGGCGACCCCAAGTCGCTGAACCAGAGTATGGGGGACGGTGCGGCCGCCGTCGGAATCAAGATTGCAGGCTACAACGGCGTGTGGATTCCCAATGTCGCCGTTGCACAAAGCCTGGCGTACCAGAGCTCAGGCGGAAACACACCCACGCTCTACCTGAACAAGGAATCCGGCACCGCGCTGAACTTTGCCGGAATCACACAGGGCGACTCATACGCCATGAACGTGGATGTTCCCGTGGTGGACCAAGGCAGGCTGGCCAAGGCGCACTTCAGTACGGTGCGCCTGCCGAAGCCGGAGAATGTGCCGCAGGTGGTCGGTGTCAAGGCAAGCAACATTGTCGGTGACATCAGCAATCCGTTGGAGCAGGTGCAGGCGCTGGAGAATGCGCTGAAGCAGCAGGGCAAGTTCAGCAACGGGCTGGAGGGGCAGGTGCAGTCGAGCTCCGGCCACAACGCGGCCCGCATCACTAAGATGCTGTCCGACGAGCAGATGATTGGCGACGACGAGCAGTACGCCACGGCCATGGTTCTCATGGCCCGACACCTGGGCATTCCGGCACGCGTGGTCATGGGCTTCTACCCGGATCCGCAGGGCAAGAGCAACGGCGCCAAGAGCCTGAAGGTCACCGGCTCCGACGTCCACGCATGGGTTGAGGTGAATTTCGCCGGTGTTGGCTGGGTACCGTTCAACCCGACGCCGGACAAGGACAATGTGCCCAACCCGCCGGAACCGCAGAAGGCCTCCAAGCCGAAGCCGCAGGTGCTCCAGCCCCCGCCCCCGCCGCAGGAGCCTGCCGACTTGCCCGACGACAACAACGCGGACGCCATCAACACCAACAGCAAGGACAACCCGGTGGCGGAAATCGTCTCCCGGATCCTGTTGATCGTTGCCGTCGCGGCCGTTCCCGTTGTGATCCTGATCCTGCCGCTGGTGCTGATCGTGGGGCTGAAGTCGCGCCGCCGGAAGAAGCGCCTGACCCAGGGCCTGCCCACCGACCGGGTGGGAGGGGGCTGGTCCGAGGTGCTCAGCCAGGCCACCGACCTCGGCGCCGTGGTGGACCTCTCCGGCACCCGGCGCGAAACCGCGGCCTCGCTGGAAACCAGCTTCCCGGGAACGCAGGGAACCACGGCGCTGCTTGCGCAGCGGGCCGACGCCGCGATCTTCGGACCGGGCCAGCCCACCGAGTCAGAGGTGACCGGTTACTGGGACAATGTGGAGCAATCGCTCAAAAGCATGAACGGCTCGGTAGGATTCTGGAAGCGGATGCGTGCGCGGTTCTCGCCGCGGTCGCTGCTGGTGGAGTCGCGGAAGCGCTCCGGCCGCACAGCGAAATGA